A segment of the Rattus rattus isolate New Zealand chromosome 4, Rrattus_CSIRO_v1, whole genome shotgun sequence genome:
acccagacccagctgtcctctgctgtatatgtgttgggggcctcatctcagctggtgtatgctgcctggttggtggtctagtgtctgagagatctcgggggtctcGGTTAGTCGAGACGGCTGTTCTTCAACCAGAGGGgtgagcagcttctgtccattggtcgGGTGCACAcgtctgcatctgactccttcagctgctattgggtctttcagagggcagtcataacagacccctttttgtgagcacaccatagcctcatcTACTCCCAAATTTTACGTGTTTAAGGATAATGGTATTCTTTACATCTTCTCCTTAGCAGATTTTGAGACAATGGTGATAAAGAACCTTGTTAAAACTCACGAGACAAtaggtattttcttttctctttccttttttattggatatttcaaatgttatcccctttcctggttccccctctctcccatccccctcctccgcTTCTGTGAgggttctctccctcccatccacccactctcacctcaacaccctggcattagaTATTTTCAATCAGGAAGAATCAAACTAAAAGTCTAGAGAGGCATTACAGTATATGTCTCTCTCGTTCAAAATCTGTTACATTGCAGGTTCAGGTGAAAAGACAAGAGCAGTTTACAGGAACTAGGTTTCTTGACAAGGAAGGTTAACCTTGACCTCCTCTCTTCAACCCTCATTTCATCAGCAGGGGTGAAATTACTTTGAGACCCTGCCAATAGGTAATAAATAACACATAAATTCCAGGACACCCTTGCACCATCGGGCACCCTAATGTGTAATAATGCTTAGGCTACTGAGTTTATAACTCAAGGCAGCTGGCAGTTAGTTGGCATTGTAATTCATGGTGATCATGCACATCACAATGCACTGTGGGAGAAAAAGGCCAGAGCCATGATGCCTCTGTTCTGGGGACAGGGTGGAGTGACAGGAAGACTCTCCTGAGACCGTGAACCTCTGTGAACTGAGCTGTGTTGGAATGCTGTAAACGCTAATGCCTCCAGTTCAGACTaacaaggtgggaggagagacatGACCTACTTGGATCATGAATAAAACAGTGCGATAATATTTACTTGACAGGAGTATGCTGTTCACTTTATTCAAATGGACAGACGCGGGGAGAAAAGAATCTCGTGAACTTTGAATTTAAACATCTTGCTTATGTACATTCGAAACTCtattgtctctctttttctcttcttcttttcatctccttctccccgccccccaactcCCCCGAAACCAGGGCAACTTCCATGGCCTAATTTCTtggagtcagagaacaacttcccaATAAACTGGccttaaaaatgtatatgtatatgtgtgtgtgaattatacttttataaatatacataaatgataaTTTATATATCAACATTTTTGCTAGCTAAGGTCACAGggtaaatgaaaggaaaattcgGAGTGGTAGAGAAAACTTTAAGAGCGATGGGCATAGAATGTAGCCAGCAACCACCGGCAAGCACTCTTCCTGGCATCTACGTGCTCTCCACTTTGGCAGAAGAGTTGAGCTCATGGAATGGAGAGTAGGCTGCAAACTCGTACAGCATGCAGACAGATGGTCACTTGTAATTACCCCATCAATgtaaattccattaaaaaaaaaacctagtgtGTTTTCTTCCCTGTTTACCTATTCCCAAACTCACATCATAGAAAGGTAATAAATAggccccatcaaaatgccaacaaaAGCGGACTATCCACTGGGGACCATACTGAGTAGCCTTACTTGTTGATCAGATTGTCATTGTAATTACAGATTTCAATTAAATATACTCTCATCTTCTAATGCTCAGAGCAGTTAATATTGTTGCTGGACCCAGTCCTCCTTCGAGAAGTACTCAGACACAGTCACTCAGGGAGCAGAACGGATATATTCATGGGATGTAAATGTTGTTCAGAGTTAACAGATCACCTCAAACACATTTTCCTTAACACAGATGCTTCTAAATACTATCTCCCTCCCAACAAAGTGTAGTTTGCGTAACTTCCAACTTGTCGATTTTTATAGGTATTTTCTGCGAATCTTGGGACCTCCATACCTCATGAACAATTTTGGGGACTGGAATTCTTTAAGGGAGAAATGAAGAACTGATTAAACATTAATTAGCATCAAGCCACAACTTCCTCGTAAGCTAATGCGTAGGGTATGCAGATCCTTTTCAAATATCAGATGCAAGGCTTTCCAAAAATAGGGCTTCCAAGTGTTGAAGGTGTGCCAAGGGCTGGCTCCTTCAcagcaaagcaaaggaaatgatTGCCAGAGACAGGCCTGGAGTCTGCCGTGGTCAGATGTCACCAGTTTGCAGTGCCACATGTGATCCAAGAGTTTATGAATGATCTCAACACTTGGTCCCCAAGGAGAACATATGCATTTCAGAGGTTACGGATACAAATTACAGAGAGCGCAATGTTTCCATGCAATTTCTAAGAATCCTTCAgcaaattttaaacattaatggAAAACATTAAGGAAGTCTTGGCACTCTTAGCAAGACTTCACATTATACTGTGGGTGAGGACAGAGCCGAGCTAAAAAAAGGATGGAAGAATAAAGACTTGGCGAAGGAACTTGGAGCTGGCCATTCCTCTTGCGtgaattgtgtgtttgtgtattttattccCAACAGAATTCCAGGCTTCACCAAGTGCTGTGACTTGAAAATGAGCAAGTCACAGGGCATCCTTGTTTATTCAACATGCTCCAATTCATACTGCTGCTTTATCTGCATCATTTGCTGAGGGAATTTGCTTATACAAGGCGTGTTTCTGGAGGGGATAGGGGCTGGAATCGTCAGCTTACTGCAGGGGTGCCAGGGTGTCAGCTTGCACAGCAGTACCAGGATGTTTCCCCACTGAGCAatttctttcccatttcccttctGTGCATGAGAAACCACTTACAATTTGTCCCCTAGATATAAGATTGTGTTCTGTATATAGCTGGTAGCTGATCTGTCTTTTCTAATCATTTATTATGTAACTGTAGTGAATATAATAAGATATTTTAAGGACAAtttctttgaattgtttttaatacagtaaaggataagaaaaaatgaaaaaaatgtgtttgttttgttatcaGTGGGTAGCTTTTTTGTGCAAAAGAAAACTGGCTTTAATGTGAAAGGAATTTAGCTTGAAAACTGGGGGTTGGAGCAGTGTCTAGGGTTGATCTGCCCAAGCATATCACCAAGCAGCAATATCTTCCTATCTCCCTCACCAGCTTCATCAAAACCTAGAGCTTCCCTGGGACTATAGCATAGGTGCCATACATGACCATGTCGAAAAAGTATGCTTTCCTTATAGATAGACATGATGAGAACACAGTGCTTTATTAATGTTGGAGGTAATCCTCACCAATTCTAGTATTGACCTTTGGTGGGATGTTGTATTGGTAGGATTAGGGAAATACTGTGCCTGATTTTACTGATGGTTATCCCTTCTGTATTTGTCCAGCAGTTTGAGATTCTCTATTCTCTACTAAAAATCTAAGTTGCTATTTTTGGTTCTTACAAGAGAGTCTTCAGTCTTCTTGGCATCTCAAAGTCTGGCTTCTCTATTAGACAGGGTAaggaatgaaaacagagacaCTACACCTTAAATCCAAGCAATTCAAGCCTTTTCTTCAAAATACtagtttaaatttaaatagaaaacattgTGATTTgcactaaataataaaaaagatttcaATACAAATCATGAGATTTATGGTTCAATCAACCAGTGGATAACACTTGATTAATTTTTGTGTGGCCCCTCAAGAAGGAGGCTTTGGAAAAAATACCTTCTCTAGATGATGTATATAAAAGAAGAATTTTCTTAGGAATGATTGGGAAACTGACAATCACAGAGCAGTTACATGCATGAGAACTGAATAAGCAAAATTCAGAGAACAAAGTGGCAACTTCtgagaaaaggaaatttaaagcACTAATGTAAAGGAATAATTACTTGTTTATGTATGGCCCAGGGTAGGATAGTTATAGATATATTTATTGCAAGGCTTGAGATATAGTTAGAAACATAGTTCTAAGCAATGCCCAACACTGTATAAAGGAAATAATCTTAGTTTAACCTTGAGGTAGTTTGAATAAAAGTTAACCCCATAGACTAATATCTATAAATGCTTATTCACCAGGGAGAACAccgtttgaaaggattagaaggagcAGATGGTATGGCCTCATTAGAGTAAGTGTATCAGTGGGAGTGTACTCGAAAATGCTCACACCAGGCCAggacctctctttctctgtctgtagatcaggatgtaaagatCTCAGTTACTTCTCCTGAACCTGTCTGTGTGTTGCCTGCTGTGCTggtaatggactaagcctctgaaattgtaagcaagccccagttgCATGCTTTAGTTTATAAGACTTGTTTTAGTCATGGCATCTCATCCCAGCAGTGAAACAGTTATGCAGACAGAACTCTAGAGAGTGAGCAAACAATTAAtatgacatttttcattttaggaAACCTGCCACAGCTACAGTGAAGTGTAGAGAGCATGGGATATTCTCGTGATAATTTTAGGGAGCTATAATATCTGCTGAATGAAGACAGTGGCGATACTGTAAGCAAGCAGATGGTGTGGGAAATTAGCCACCACAATGCCTGTCAAGATGCTAGTGCCAGGAACACTGGGTATGAACACTGCACATATTTAGCCCACATTCAAATGACCGATAGGGAAACATAAAGACATGGTTGCCAGTTAAGGTGTGTTCAGCGAAGGGTAGCTGTCACTATTATTGGTGGTGGTCAATTATTTTTAGAATAGAGATAAAAGTTTTCTTCATATGGTCTTAGGCCCTAATCCATAAAAAGAGCAGTATGGCGCATTTAATTCTGGACAAGTCATGGTTGTTGAACACTCAGCCAGGCGTGATTACCTACAAAGAATATGAACAAGATTGTGTCCACCACGATGAAGTATTATGACTCAGAGGGCCTCACAATTCCCTGAAGATATGTAGTCAATGGTTGATAGAGATGGAGAGATAATTTCTGTAGTATTACAACGACTGGTAAGGCTACATTCCTGTGAATGTACCATTATTCTCCTGTAATTAACAATAATGATAACATGAATGTGTacaagaatcacacacacacacacacacacacagatacacacacacacagacacatatacacacaaacacatacacacacacagacacacagacacagacacatacacacacacacacacacacagagagagagacatggaaaTACAAGAGGAGCTAGTTGAGAAATGGAAGTGACTTAGCAGGAGTGGAAAATCGAAAGACAGAGTAATGGCAGAGTGAATACATTAAGCGCCAATAAGGAGATCAAAACAAAACTTATTATTATATATCATGGATGTATGCTAGTACAATACAATGCCTCAATGTAACGAATATGCTGGAGGTTACATTTGTAGTGGAGTGATCCTTAGTATGTGTGAGGTACTAAGTTCCACTCCTAACATTAAAATAGCAAAACAGTCCATAACTTCCTGTTTTGTTCTATAAAGACTGAAAGCCCTATGTCTCTAAGGGTTGTGGTTCACTGAGATGCTAAACTGCGTGCCTGGAACTTGACTTTAGTTCTCTATAGAGAAACTGGCAGGTGACTGTGGTACAGTTCTACACGGCTCTTGCCCAATGTACAAGAGTTTCCTGCACAGAGCCCAGGTTCAGTACTGTCTTTGACTTTGCTTTGAGACCACTGTTACTCAAGCTTATCATTACAATTCCTTTTTAAACGACCCTCCTCATGAGCAATTTGGTTTGTTTAGGATGGTTTTCTTTAGTCACTGGCGTGCATGACTACTTCTATCTATAAAATTTTCAGGCTTCACCTCACTAACGGCCTTGCCGGGGATGCTGAGGGCACTGGTGCACAGAGCATCTTTTAAAGGTCCTGCTATTGTTGAGGCTCACCTTATTGTTATcgataatttattttaatagccTAAGAGGGAAATACCTGAGTGATGATTTGATCCAACTCAGGCTATAAAAACAAAGACCAAGAGAACCAATTACTTAGGACAAGAGGGAGAAGCGGGGGTTAATGAAGAGAGAGGAGTCAAATATTCAAGATCTGAAATCACTAAGCGCCATGAAGCTGGCATAGGGAATTATAATAGTAACTGCCGTTTTATAGAAATTACAACCAAATTTGATAGCAATTTGGATCTTCAAGTATTGTGACACTAAGAGTCTCTTTTCTTGCTGATGCTTGGATGGAAGCTCCCTTCTGTCTGCTTTAAGCAACCCTGTCAATCAGATAAtgtagggaggaagaggaagaaaagaaaaggcaaaacagCTCATGGGAGACGCTACCTGGGCAGATTAACTTCTCTTCACTCCAGATAGCaatggcaacagaaaccaaaggagaAGTTAGGCCCAAGTGTAGCTTAGCGAACTAGGGAGTTTATCAGGTTTACCTCAAGGAGAGTGGGTGATTAAGGAAAAGGTACATTTCTAAAAGGCTCGCTGCAGGATAGGGTAAAGGATTCGAGAAAGCTGCATTCCCCAGATCTCCTTGCATGATGTGTGCCAGCATCCTAGAGAACCTTCTCTCCCCAGCTTTTTTAAAACTGGGGAGGTGGGCGTCTTGTGAACCTTACCTTTAATTCTTAAAAGTTTGTGAGTTAGAGCATTTTTCCTGCTTTCAGTATTCCTTGGGTAccttagttctttgtctaggattgAGGCCTCCTGCTTGTTTTTTCCCCACATCCATTTGGTTTTTCAATACCAAATTGTCAGTACTAACAACAAACCTGCAATAGACATAATAAAAACTGAGCAAGTTAGAAGTGTTTATGTGTTtttgacagaaagagacagacagagagagagacagagagagagagagagagatacagagagagagagagagagagagagagagagagagagagagaagcatcaattaaattttttaaaaacagaggacATGTATTTTGAAAAAGATCAAGGTGGGTGTATGGGAGAGTTTAGAAGGTGTAAAGGGATGGGAGAAATGATGAATTACATTACAATCACAAAAGTAATTCTTTTTCTAAGTGCAGTTACTTACCTTATAAAGCTcgtgagttttatttatttccaaagaCTTAAGGAGACTTCTTCCAGCTATGTAACATACAGCTGCCCAGACAGATAAAGAGGAAAAGTTTAGTCTGTTAGAATCTCCTTTTAGACATAATGTGCAGTcactttaaggatttttttttgagtgagACAGAGTAGACAAGTTTTACCCCACACCTAAGGGCAAATGAACCGATGTGACTGGGAAGACCCGAGTCAGAAGCATTGCAGGCAAACCCCAAAGAGCATATTACAAGTTGAAGAGGGTACAGTACCAATTATACCATTATCTCACCCTACTCTCCGAGCGAACAGTCTGAAAGCCTAAAATTACAGATGCTGTTAGATTTCTTGGCTTCATGTGCAAATTGgagtaattttctttcctttttttttgaatgCATAAACACATGTTATATTGTTTCAAAGGAGCAGTCCTTAtagtttgttatatattttttcattttattcaccATATcaaagggctttaaaaaaaaacaacaaaatttaaattgTGGCAAACTCATGTAAGACTGGTTCTCAGAATGATTTGCAAGACTCTTAAGCACCATTTGAGCCAAGGCTCTTTGGCATTATCACTTTTAGAGGACGGAAATCTGGTGAAGGGTCTTCAACTGGCCAGATGTGCCAGTTTGGAACAGATTGGGGTTCTGCCAAAACACCATTTGTTGCCAGGACCGGATATCATAGGGGGTCCCTCACCCTGCTACCATATTTTTGCACTTCTTAGCATTGCATAAATAGGCAGCTGTTCTCTATTCAGAATATAAATTACTTGCCAGCTTGTTCTCCCTGGAGGATATACCTACAAGAGGAAAGCAGGGTGTTAACCCTTCTCCTCTTGAATGAATGTCATACTTAAATGAACACGCCCCTCTCTTCAATCAGAAGCCACTCCTTATGCATAAAAATCCTATGTCCCTTGCCAGTTAGACAAGaggacaaaacaagaagaaacaaaataaagacccATGCCTTTCTCAGTGCTAATGGGTAACACCTGTCCTAGGTAGAAAGGCATTAGAGGAATCTGAATCTAAGAATGATTAGTGTGTACAGAACGCTTTGCCGCTGCTCCCTCAATAGGAGCCAAACTGCTCTCTCACATGGCCATGACTTTATAAAGACAGAGAGCTGTGTTAAAGGATgttatgagaaaaaagaaaagaaaagaaaaactgaaattttGCTCATTGTTTCTCGAGGCTATTTAATGGATAGAGACTTTCTTAAGTAGTTGGAgaatggatattagcctaaagACACCACATAACAAAGAGAGTTGCAGAGGTCTGAGGTGGGTCTTATAACGATAGGGATGGCAGCTGGCTTAACAGAATAAATGTTTTCAGTGGTTGTTTTACCTAGCAGATTATATGAGGATGTCTAGTGATAGTTGTAGacaatatatatcatatatacatatgtatgtttacaCATATTCATGTACtatatgaacatgcatacacagatagaAACAAATATATCCCCATGTTTGTACCTATTTGCTATATAGTGGAACAGTGTATGCCAAGTAGCtagacggacggatggatggatggatggatggatggatggatggatggatggatgaatggatgaatatgTTTTATCTTTACCTttatatagtttaaaataaactGTACTTAACAGAGTTTAATACATGCCTGTTAATTACAATACTTAACAAGCAGGAGAATCATAGGATCATtggtgtgaggccagcctgggttacatagtgaggctgtctacaaagaacacaaaactaaaaaaaagtcAATGCATAAGACAAAATAACGCTTGCAAGGGTTGGActgtcaaagaaaaggaaaagggagcagGAAGTCAGTGGAAGGAAACATGGTAACTAGTCTCAACTCCTATTTTGAATGATTTATACTAAAATAGTTAGGGGCACTGTTTGCCTGATATGTTCAGTCCGCTTTACTCTGATAGCACATGCAGTCTTCTTATCTTGccagcagggaaaaaaaatgatcacaCTGATAGATAGGTGACATTTGGATATCTGACGCATGCCAGATTTTGGAGGTGAGATCAGAGGTCCAACCTGCTGTTCTCCTTCTGAATGAAAAAAAAGGGACAATTCAGGATGCAGCCATGCTGTAAGGGGTGTCTGAGTTCTTCACATCCCGCTGCCCAGATGTCACTTGGCAGGTGGAGAATAAAAATGAAGCCCTTATGTGTGGGTGCTGgtgtgtttcaaaaaaaaaaaaaacaacccagtgaGTCTGCTTACTGAAGTGTGGAGCGTACCCACATTCATGCTACACAAGAGAGAGCTTCTCAGAATTTCTCAGTCCACTTCCTTCATAGAACCAGGTGCACACATGCCCATAAGCTATGTGTGCGTAGCCTGTTTCAGGTTTATCTTAATAATTCATTGTAATGCATTTATGGACACATAAACATATCTGGTTTTCTTTATAGTGAGTTGATCCACGTAATGTGAAATGTTCTATACCTTGCTTGGTTACTAAAGCTCAGAACTCTATCCTAAATATCCTACTTCACAGCTGTTCAACATCTCATTTCCAAAAATGGATTTTTAGCACCACTGTGTGCAAATGGCCAGCCCTCACTGTCCCCACCAGTGAGCACTTGGATTGGGTTTAGCCTGCTTTCTAATGGGCATGGCTTGTGCACCAGTAATACCCAGAATTTGGTACCAGAAACATTGGGTAAGACTTGAAGTTAATTTTGGCAAGAGAAAATGGAATATTGTCCTTAAGCATGGTTTTAaactgttttaattttccttcagTATTGCGAGACGACTTCCGGCAGAACCCCACAGATGTGGTAGTCGCAGCAGGAGAGCCTGCAATCTTGGAGTGCCAGCCACCACGGGGACACCCAGAACCAACCATCTACTGGAAAAAGGACAAAGTCCGAATTGATGACAAGGAAGAGAGAATAAGTGTGAGTTCAATTATAAGAAAGGTCCAGAGAGACTGAGTTTCTCATCGAAAGAACAAATTTTgttaacatattaaaaacaaaattgtatttaaatgCTAATTTACCATATAAAACATATTGAAAtgatttaaatgtgaaaataaaattttatatgggATTCAATAAGACAATCATGAGAGTTTGTATTATACTAACAGCTATACCAATTTAAATATGTAACTGCTATTTTCTACTGTGATATTGACATCAGCTCTCTAAAGATTTCTACTGGTCATTTATGTTTATACAttgatattaaaatatcaatGGTAGCCATTAGCATATTAAGTATCTCTCATTTTACTCTAGATTCAGTATTCtacaaaaataatgacttcactgaaataaaatttacatttgataTTATGTATTAGTTTTACATTTAGATTAAATACAGTCACtggtatttaatgtattttattaaaaatagttatttcatTTGAGTAGACACATTTTATTTCAACataaaaatcatttatatatactatatttgttATAAATGAGAATTAATGCCATGTGAACATTGACATGGCAACATTACATAATAGCTAAATTCTTGGTAGTGATCACAGTATATACTCATGTTTCTGCCTTCATTGTTAATATGAAAAGTTACCATGACGATGAGAATTCGGTCTTCAGTGGATTTGTGTTGagtaacattctttttaaaatatacaatttgaCCTTTGCTATATATCAAACCCCCTCAAAATTCAATGGTCTATTTATCTAAGccattttatttataatctgactcaatttaaaaaaaattcttttgtttatGCAGCAATAGGCTTGATCTTAAATAATCAAAATTCTTAACAAaagcctctttctttccttttattttcctttggtttattttgtgtaGATCCGTGGTGGGAAGCTGATGATCTCCAATACTAGGAAAAGCGATGCTggcatgtatacctgtgtgggAACCAACATGGTGGGAGAAAGGGACAGCGACCCTGCAGAGCTCACTGTCTTTGGTAAACCTCTCTTCTACTTACGTTATGGTTTAGCtaagttttttcctttttgtgacCAAACACTTGACAAAAAGCAGCTCAACAAAGAAATGCCTGGGGACACAGTAGTGGTATC
Coding sequences within it:
- the LOC116898376 gene encoding roundabout homolog 2-like codes for the protein MVLNCFNFPSVLRDDFRQNPTDVVVAAGEPAILECQPPRGHPEPTIYWKKDKVRIDDKEERISIRGGKLMISNTRKSDAGMYTCVGTNMVGERDSDPAELTVFERPTFLRRPINQVVLEDEPAEFRCQVQGDPQPTVRWKKDDADLPRGR